A single Lactuca sativa cultivar Salinas chromosome 8, Lsat_Salinas_v11, whole genome shotgun sequence DNA region contains:
- the LOC111904426 gene encoding uncharacterized protein LOC111904426 gives MTSLKLNEKFWCTYFPATLDGNADTWFKTLQPGSISNFAQLKYLFLTNFMQLRKYMGDSHSIIGCKQREGETMREYFTRFTNATLDVPGHDEGLIAGAFTWGLLPGPLSQKLMGKKP, from the coding sequence ATGACGTCGCTAAAGCTTAACGAGAAGTTCTGGTGCACATACTTCCCGGCGACACTCGATGGCAACGCCGACACATGGTTCAAAACGTTACAACCGGGCAGCATTTCAAACTTTGCTCAACTCAAGTACCTTTTCCTCACCAACTTCATGCAGTTACGCAAATACATGGGGGACTCTCATTCCATTATAGGCTGTAAACAAAGAGAGGGGGAAACTATGCGAGAATACTTTACAAGATTCACAAATGCCACGTTGGATGTACCAGGGCATGACGAAGGCCTTATAGCCGGTGCCTTCACATGGGGACTCCTGCCAGGCCCTTTGTCACAAAAACTCATGGGAAAGAAGCCCTAA